In Paenibacillus sp. FSL R7-0345, a single window of DNA contains:
- a CDS encoding EAL domain-containing protein has product MDQMGTHYNTWIVLLSFALAVTAAYSALNLISQVPQSSGRIRRLWLMSAACVLGSGMWAMHFVGIMATHFPFEIGYRPGRAVLSLLVSMLCSFGALWIAAVPRQRMWRLVVSGLILGTGISIMHYIGISSMEMNGTIHFEPLAQGISVLIALLASYIGIFLFRRFREQEFFSRRWKFGSALFIGFAVTGMHYISLRTSHIQYDSWLGSKPVVMETDVILLTGVSLVTLFMLAISGGAVFLDRHVLERMAYHDPLTELPNRHGLERYFKDEFFGVNTGAVFFVDLDRFKSINDTLGHDIGDLLLQEVADRLRQCVGSKGRVFRLGGDEFLIALPGASIGTAEEEAQHILQELKKSYSIEGNELYVTASVGISMTPAHGTDRSALMKAADTALYTSKDSGKNKFSVFDQEMNSFQLRRMSLEKDLRKALARSEFIVVYQPKWDSLMNVTVGLEALLRWKHPEHGLISPAEFIPIAEETGLIVPITYWMLHDVCAQNMLWHKEQIANVPVSINMSARMFENGSLYDVVEEALTGSGLEPHFLELEITESIAMNNMEETVAQLSKLRDIGVRVSLDDFGTGFSSLGNLDEIPVNTLKIDQVFIRKSKMHSKKAIISNIIAIASNLNMEVVAEGVETTEQIELLQSLGCRVMQGFYYGRPMPVNELDQWFIENTA; this is encoded by the coding sequence ATGGATCAAATGGGAACCCACTATAATACTTGGATTGTTTTACTATCTTTTGCACTTGCTGTGACTGCAGCCTACTCGGCACTTAACCTGATTTCCCAGGTTCCCCAGTCCTCCGGAAGAATCCGCCGGCTCTGGCTGATGTCAGCTGCATGCGTTCTCGGCAGCGGAATGTGGGCGATGCATTTTGTCGGTATTATGGCTACTCATTTCCCATTTGAGATCGGCTACCGCCCGGGCAGAGCGGTCTTATCCCTGCTGGTCAGCATGCTGTGCAGCTTTGGGGCGCTGTGGATTGCTGCTGTGCCGCGCCAGAGGATGTGGCGGCTGGTTGTGAGCGGACTGATTCTTGGTACAGGAATTTCAATTATGCACTATATAGGAATCTCCTCTATGGAGATGAACGGCACCATTCATTTTGAGCCGCTTGCCCAGGGCATCTCGGTTCTGATCGCCCTGCTGGCATCTTACATCGGTATTTTTTTGTTCCGGCGTTTCCGGGAGCAGGAGTTCTTCAGCCGGCGCTGGAAGTTCGGCTCCGCCCTGTTCATCGGATTCGCAGTTACCGGTATGCACTATATAAGTCTCAGAACGAGCCATATTCAATACGATAGCTGGCTCGGCTCCAAGCCGGTTGTGATGGAGACGGACGTTATTCTGCTGACAGGCGTGTCACTTGTGACCCTGTTTATGCTGGCGATCTCCGGCGGGGCAGTGTTTCTTGACCGGCATGTGCTGGAGCGGATGGCTTACCATGATCCGCTCACAGAGCTGCCGAACCGCCATGGTCTGGAGCGTTATTTTAAAGACGAATTCTTCGGGGTCAATACCGGCGCCGTATTCTTCGTGGATCTGGACCGCTTCAAGTCGATTAACGACACCCTTGGGCATGATATCGGTGACCTGCTGCTGCAGGAGGTTGCAGACCGTCTAAGACAATGCGTAGGCTCCAAAGGCAGGGTATTCCGGCTCGGCGGTGATGAATTTCTGATCGCCCTCCCGGGTGCCAGCATCGGGACTGCCGAGGAAGAAGCTCAGCACATCCTGCAGGAGCTTAAGAAATCATACAGCATAGAAGGCAATGAGCTGTATGTGACGGCCAGCGTCGGTATTAGTATGACACCGGCACATGGTACAGACCGTTCGGCCCTGATGAAGGCTGCCGACACGGCGCTGTATACTTCAAAAGACTCCGGCAAGAACAAATTCAGTGTGTTCGATCAGGAGATGAACAGCTTTCAGCTGCGGCGCATGTCGCTGGAGAAGGATCTGCGCAAAGCGCTTGCCCGCTCGGAATTTATTGTTGTCTATCAGCCGAAATGGGACTCTCTGATGAACGTTACAGTCGGCCTTGAGGCGCTGCTGCGCTGGAAGCACCCGGAACACGGGCTCATTTCTCCGGCGGAATTCATTCCGATTGCCGAAGAGACCGGCCTGATCGTCCCGATTACTTACTGGATGCTGCATGATGTCTGTGCCCAGAATATGCTCTGGCATAAGGAGCAGATTGCGAATGTCCCTGTATCCATTAACATGTCAGCACGGATGTTCGAGAACGGCAGCCTGTACGATGTAGTGGAAGAGGCGCTGACGGGCTCCGGGCTGGAGCCGCATTTCCTCGAGCTGGAGATTACCGAATCGATTGCGATGAACAATATGGAGGAAACGGTGGCACAGCTCTCCAAGCTCCGGGATATCGGGGTCCGCGTATCTCTGGATGATTTCGGGACAGGCTTCTCCTCACTTGGCAATCTCGATGAGATTCCAGTTAACACGCTCAAGATTGACCAGGTCTTTATCCGCAAAAGCAAAATGCACTCTAAAAAGGCCATCATCAGCAATATCATCGCCATCGCCAGCAACCTCAATATGGAGGTAGTCGCCGAGGGTGTCGAAACGACCGAGCAGATCGAGCTGCTGCAGTCCTTGGGCTGCCGGGTCATGCAGGGCTTCTATTACGGCCGCCCGATGCCGGTGAACGAGCTGGACCAGTGGTTTATTGAGAATACGGCTTAG
- a CDS encoding ABC transporter ATP-binding protein, with product MSQALEPVIAIEGLWMNYSDRMVLRGIDLEVYPGQIIGYIGPNGAGKSTTVKIMLGLVEGYTGTVRIFGRDISDGDAAYKRRIGYVPEVAELYDSLTAKEYLGFIGELYGMKRTDAEQKAQRLMELLNMEHAYDMRISSYSKGMKQKVLLISSMLHDPDILFLDEPLSGLDANSVMIVKEIFASLAARGKTIFYSSHIMDVVEKISSRIILINGGDIVADGSFAELKEKSREGSLEAIFNELTGFDRFRDIAGEFVAVIGEGDSYE from the coding sequence ATGAGCCAGGCGCTAGAACCGGTTATCGCAATAGAAGGCCTATGGATGAATTATAGTGACAGAATGGTGCTGCGGGGAATTGACCTAGAAGTGTATCCCGGCCAGATTATCGGCTATATCGGACCGAACGGGGCTGGGAAGAGCACTACAGTTAAAATTATGCTGGGCCTGGTCGAAGGCTATACGGGTACGGTGCGGATTTTTGGCAGGGATATTTCAGACGGAGATGCTGCCTACAAAAGACGGATCGGTTATGTGCCGGAGGTTGCCGAGCTTTATGACAGCCTGACGGCCAAGGAATATCTGGGGTTTATCGGTGAGCTTTACGGGATGAAACGGACGGATGCCGAGCAGAAAGCACAGCGGCTGATGGAGCTGCTTAACATGGAACACGCTTACGATATGCGGATTTCCTCGTATTCCAAGGGAATGAAGCAGAAGGTACTGCTGATCTCAAGCATGCTGCATGATCCGGATATCCTGTTTCTGGATGAGCCGCTGAGCGGGCTGGATGCCAACAGTGTAATGATTGTTAAGGAGATTTTTGCATCGCTTGCTGCCCGCGGCAAGACGATTTTTTACTCCTCGCATATTATGGACGTGGTTGAGAAAATCAGCAGCCGGATCATCCTGATTAACGGCGGGGATATTGTAGCGGACGGAAGCTTTGCCGAGCTGAAGGAGAAGAGCCGGGAAGGCTCGCTTGAGGCGATTTTTAATGAGCTGACGGGATTTGACCGTTTCCGGGATATTGCCGGGGAATTCGTTGCCGTTATTGGTGAAGGTGATTCCTATGAATGA